A genomic segment from Deinococcus cellulosilyticus NBRC 106333 = KACC 11606 encodes:
- the thrB gene encoding homoserine kinase — translation MPPVIIEVRAPASSANLGPGFDCVGISFALYTTVRVTPQDVLEIVPIGKDLEGTPTDETNIVYQAMLALAQTAGLTLPPVRLEIESGIPLARGLGSSAAALVAGMVAANELLGRPLDTQGLFDLASRLEGHPDNAGASLVGGAVVATFDGQTAKYLRFQLPSSLRALLVVPQYALETSKARGVLPDSYSRSDMVFQLSHAALLAAGLASGNLTVFKEAMRDRLHQPYRAALVPGLLELLEGAPEHGALGAALSGAGPSVLCFYEENTDLSGLKAFLTGVLEQHGIAALLEELPLDNAGVQIETR, via the coding sequence ATGCCCCCCGTGATCATTGAAGTCAGAGCTCCTGCCAGCAGTGCGAACCTGGGACCTGGCTTTGACTGCGTGGGAATCAGTTTTGCCCTGTACACCACCGTGCGTGTGACCCCCCAGGATGTTCTGGAGATCGTGCCCATCGGCAAGGACCTTGAAGGCACCCCCACAGATGAGACCAACATCGTGTATCAGGCGATGCTGGCCCTCGCCCAGACGGCAGGCCTGACGTTGCCTCCGGTGCGTCTGGAAATTGAGAGTGGCATTCCCCTGGCAAGGGGCCTGGGAAGCAGTGCTGCTGCACTCGTTGCCGGAATGGTGGCCGCAAATGAACTGCTGGGTCGCCCCTTAGACACCCAGGGTCTGTTTGATCTGGCCAGCCGTCTGGAGGGCCACCCGGACAATGCAGGGGCTTCCCTGGTCGGAGGGGCCGTGGTGGCCACTTTCGATGGGCAGACGGCAAAATACCTGCGTTTTCAACTCCCCTCCAGCCTGAGGGCACTTCTGGTGGTGCCGCAATATGCTCTGGAAACCTCGAAAGCCAGGGGGGTCCTGCCAGACTCGTACTCACGCAGTGACATGGTGTTCCAGCTGTCCCACGCTGCCCTGCTTGCCGCCGGACTGGCAAGTGGCAACCTGACGGTCTTCAAAGAGGCCATGCGCGACAGGCTGCACCAGCCTTACCGTGCTGCTCTGGTTCCAGGCCTGCTGGAACTGCTGGAAGGGGCTCCAGAACATGGTGCCCTGGGTGCTGCCCTGAGTGGCGCAGGCCCCAGCGTGCTGTGCTTCTACGAGGAAAACACCGATCTCTCTGGTCTGAAAGCCTTCCTGACAGGCGTGCTGGAGCAACATGGCATTGCTGCCCTGCTGGAAGAACTTCCGCTCGACAACGCAGGGGTCCAGATCGAAACCCGCTGA
- the hemC gene encoding hydroxymethylbilane synthase, with translation MRQIVVGTRGSALALAQTRQIVARLKEEWPEIEFRIQTITTRGDREQGALKGDKGFFTKEIEEALLANRIDIAVHSLKDLPTENPEGLEIASIPRRVDARDALVGRPGMKSLKDLPQGAIVGTSSTRRKALLKAYRPDLEIRDLRGNVDTRLAALGRGEYDAIVLASAGLIRMDLRNRIDEFLDVAIMLPAPGQGALALQTRADDDLVIETAYSINDADTDDRITAERAFLHAIGMGCMAPVGALATIEKGILKLEGAIAAPDGSTVIRASIDGDPEECEALGEELAEGMMQQGAKDLVK, from the coding sequence ATGCGTCAAATCGTTGTTGGCACACGCGGCAGCGCACTCGCACTCGCACAGACGCGCCAGATCGTCGCCCGCCTCAAAGAAGAATGGCCCGAGATTGAATTCCGGATTCAGACCATCACCACCCGGGGTGATCGGGAACAGGGCGCACTCAAAGGCGACAAGGGATTCTTCACCAAGGAGATTGAAGAAGCCCTGCTGGCAAATCGCATCGACATTGCCGTGCACAGCCTGAAAGACCTTCCCACCGAAAATCCAGAAGGCCTGGAAATCGCAAGCATCCCCCGCCGGGTGGATGCCCGTGATGCCCTGGTGGGACGTCCTGGCATGAAATCCCTCAAAGACCTCCCTCAGGGTGCGATTGTCGGCACCAGCAGCACCCGCCGCAAGGCCCTGCTGAAAGCCTACCGCCCTGATCTTGAAATCCGTGACCTGCGTGGCAACGTGGACACCCGTCTGGCCGCCCTGGGCCGGGGTGAGTACGACGCCATCGTGCTTGCTTCTGCTGGCCTGATCCGCATGGATCTCAGAAACCGCATTGATGAGTTCCTCGATGTTGCCATCATGCTGCCTGCTCCTGGTCAGGGTGCACTGGCCCTGCAGACCCGGGCAGACGATGACCTCGTCATCGAAACCGCCTACTCGATCAACGATGCAGACACCGATGACCGCATCACCGCAGAACGTGCCTTCCTGCATGCCATTGGCATGGGATGCATGGCTCCGGTGGGTGCCCTCGCCACCATCGAAAAAGGCATCCTGAAACTGGAAGGGGCCATTGCCGCTCCAGATGGCAGCACCGTGATTCGCGCCTCCATCGATGGGGACCCTGAAGAATGCGAAGCCCTCGGGGAAGAACTCGCAGAAGGCATGATGCAGCAGGGTGCAAAGGACCTGGTCAAGTAA